One Oryza glaberrima chromosome 10, OglaRS2, whole genome shotgun sequence DNA segment encodes these proteins:
- the LOC127786144 gene encoding homeobox-leucine zipper protein HOX1 produces MEMMVHGRRDEQYGGLGLGLGLGLSLGVAGGAADDEQPPPRRGAAPPPQQQLCGWNGGGLFSSSSSDHRGRSAMMACHDVIEMPFLRGIDVNRAPAAETTTTTARGPSCSEEDEEPGASSPNSTLSSLSGKRGAPSAATAAAAASDDEDSGGGSRKKLRLSKDQAAVLEDTFKEHNTLNPKQKAALARQLNLKPRQVEVWFQNRRARTKLKQTEVDCELLKRCCETLTDENRRLHRELQELRALKLATAAAAPHHLYGARVPPPTTLTMCPSCERVASAATTTRNNSGAAPARPVPTRPWPPAAAQRSSA; encoded by the exons ATGGAGATGATGGTTCATGGGAGGAGAGACGAGCAGTATGGCGGGCTCGGGctcgggcttgggcttgggctcagcctcggcgtcgccggtggtgcagccgacgacgagcagccgccgccgcgccgtggtgccgccccgccgccgcagcagcagctgtgCGGCTGGAACGGCGGCGGTCTcttctcctcgtcttcctccg ATCATCGGGGGAGGTCGGCGATGATGGCGTGCCACGACGTCATCGAGATGCCGTTCCTGCGGGGGATCGACGTGAAccgtgcgccggcggcggagacgacgacgacgacggcgagggggccCAGCTGcagcgaggaggacgaggagcccGGCGCGTCCTCCCCCAACAGCACGCTCTCCAGCCTCAGCGGCAAGCGCGGCGCACcatctgccgccaccgccgccgccgccgccagcgacgacgaggacTCCGGCGGCGGATCCCGCAAGAAGCTCCGCCTCTCCAAGGACCAAGCCGCCGTCCTCGAGGACACCTTCAAAGAGCACAACACCCTCAATCCC AAGCAGAAGGCGGCTCTGGCGAGGCAGCTGAATCTGAAGCCGCGGCAGGTGGAGGTGTGGTTCCAGAACAGGAGGGCGAGGACGAAGCTGAAGCAGACGGAGGTGGACTGCGAGCTGCTCAAGCGCTGCTGCGAAACGCTCACCGACGAgaaccgccgcctccaccgcgagCTCCAGGAGCTCCGCGCCCTCaagctcgccaccgccgccgccgcgccgcaccacctCTACGGCGCCCGCGtcccgccgcccaccaccctcACCATGTGCCCCTCCTGCGAGCGCGTCGCCTCCgcagccaccaccacccgcaacaactccggcgccgcccccgcgcggCCGGTGCCCACCCGcccgtggccgccggcggcggcgcagaggtcGTCGGCGTAG